Below is a window of Impatiens glandulifera chromosome 2, dImpGla2.1, whole genome shotgun sequence DNA.
ttatgataaatattaattaaaaaaaagacattTTGTATTGAAACCAAATAGGTTGAATGAAGTGTATTggaatattattatgattagtCTGGATTCAGTTTACTATTAGTTactttatacaaatattaaaaaacttataatttataaattattttgaggttaaatttgttaatttaacatttaaaatagaatttatatttgttgagaTTTTACATTAATATAAACAAAGTGTTTTTGTTACAACTTAAATCACAATATAAACTACAGTTTATAACAAACTTACAACAGGTagcttaaattttaattatcgaatcaagttaattcaaataatttgagaaaaacACTTCCCAGTTCCCATGCTGCTTCTTCACAATTAAAGGCTACTTTCATTTGACCGATTAAGTCCGAGCGATTGTGTAAAAAAATGTTACAGTATTTTTAACGAAAAATTTATTCAAGCATACATGACCATTTATTGAATAAGCTCATTATTTCAGAACAAATAAGAGTTATAAATTGGAgcaattaaacatatcaaacaaACCCGTTGACTTTAGCGTGTTTCGAATAAGCTGAATACTATCAATTGTATTTAAAAGTTTACCGAATAAGTTGAATCACCCTGGCCTAACTAGGGACTCTGGAATAATTTGTTGAGAATGTGAAACACATCTAATATAGTACACATTATATTTTGAGATCGAAAATAAGATTTACAAATGAAATTCTCATTATTAAATCAAATGGAAGatcattttacaaaaaaaagCTAGGAATATAGGATTGAGAATAGATAATGATTGTGGCAGCGGCTTACCTAATCGGAAAGAACAGTTTTAAGTGGCAAAGAAACTTCGACTTCCTTAGCTTCTGCATTCCTCTCAGCAACGATCTTGGACATTCCAAACATCTTAAAAGGAAAAAAGTAGCCAAAATGCGAAAGATTATGATCCAAGAGAAGTAAACAACGTATATTTTTGtgttagttaaaaaaaaggGAGCCAACCCACCTTCTTGATGGTCTTGTTGAAGCAAGTTTTGTGGTCGTCCATTGATGCATTGATAAACTCGTCTATATGATCTTTTACATCTTCCAAGAAACTTGCttcatctttcttctttttcctaCATGAATTCATAGCTGGATTTTTGGGATCTATAGATGGCTTGCTCTCAATCCCACCTTCTTCACTTGTCATTGCAAGAAGTGACCTGAAACATTAACTTTCTCTATGAATCTTCTTTCTAAACCTTCTAGTGTTAAACTTGTAGCGTGTTTTACAACCCCGAGCGAAAGATTAATCAAAACAAGGAGAATGGTAGAAAATGTCGGAAATGAATGCTTTGATTGATTTGAGTGTCACAACCACTGTTTTCTCTATAAGAAACCAGGACAATAGAAAAGAAATCACAAGTCATGCAAACCAGAGAGCCAGTCCGAAGACAGTTTCTATTTTGAATCTTTGCTAGTtcaatttgtattttatatggATTTTGAAGAATAAGGAAGGGAATGGAAGGAGTGAAACATATTCGAGTTGAGCCTGATGGGGTTTCAGAATGAGATGGAATAGGCCTAATAGTCTGTAGGAATGATGATTGAGACTCAAGAACAAAGCCCAATTGTGAAACTCCAAACGAGTGATTGATCCTGGAGATTGTTCAAGATGACTCCTCTCAATGATGTTTTCAAAGAATGAGGTTCTCCCTCCCGAGCATTTGGAAGTGGGCTAAACCTAGCTAGAGCTATCTCAAGTTATCATTAGTAGCCCTACATCCAGTCATTACCTCAATCTCAGTCAATGATCATACGTAATTAAGCATACTTGAAAATAGCAATTCAAGGCTCAATTCCTAGACTCAACCTGGGCTTGCAATTATCATGGATGGATGGATAATCATCGTCAATCAAAGATAATGACTTTATCAAGGTAAAACATATAAACTCAATAATCTTAATCAATAAAGCATCAAGATTCATTCAAAGCAGCACATCAAGACTTTCATCATTTGAATGTTCTCAAATCTTCTAATCACACACGATTTCTAGGTTATCGCACGCAGCATAATCTAATACAAGAATTGAAACCCATATAAGGATTATTATGAAACTATAACTCTATAAGCTttagaatacttcatttcatatCTTCTAATCACACGATTGATTTACTACAAGAAAAGTCTAGAATCCAATACTATAGCTTTGATTCTTAATTTAAGAACAGTTCCTTAATACTCCTAGTCTCCTATAAACTGACTGGATAAAAAACTAaccttgaagaagaaagaagaagaaatcagAGCTTCTATGGATCCAATTCGGCGTGGCAACTGAAGGAAGGAGAGGaaagaaagaatatatatatatatatatttttattaatatattggtcGGCTTACTTTCTTGGGGTTTTAGAGCAGAGCAGAGCAGAGCCCAGCCCAGCCCAGCCCAGCCCATTTTATATACatatcttgtttttattttataaaatagaggACTCAATCCTaggaaattaaaaattatgagatattTTTGCTACATAttgcaaaaataaattatcaataaaataaatttttaaactgatttaattaatttattttattctgtAAACTgatttaatgttaatttaattataaaaatataacttctAAAAATTAACCTTCTATATTATTCCATGTAAACAGTAAACTATTGATACTTTCCTATCCCTTGAAGGGTTTTCAAACTCAATTTTGGAATACTCACGTTTTAAgcccaaaattttaaatttttagtatataatattattaattatatattataaaatatatattttaccatataatattatatttatttccctgtaatatgttaatttttttctctatatataataatatgtttttttctcactgaatattaataatatttattatttatttctctatattatatataatataaaaatatattaatttttttctctatccatattatatctaatataataacttattaattttctttctctccCCACGACCCTTTTGAccctaattatattatttatattatagtcGTTTTccatctttaatattttattttattttatcataaattcaacTCTAACTTAATTGTGAAAATCATTTTTCAGttgattttagttatatatttaatttgtatatttaataaatttttgataaaatgtatcactgttatatttatttttattttggaggcaacaaaatttgaataTGTATTTGGCCTCCCCACTGGTTGGGCAGACGTGAGATAATAGGTATGAAATTAATAGATATATATCCAAATCCAATTCAATCTGTTAATAGGTATGAAATTAAGAGCCACAAAGTAGAGGAAAATGATATAAAAGCAGCTGATGAATCATGCATGAATGAATGATAAATTAAGAAGATGATAATCCATTAATTTCCCCCGGCCTCTATATATAATCTATCTATACTCTTCTAAGGACGTCGATTAATTCACTTTCGCTAATTAACTAACGAATTATAAAGTAAAACGATTCCACAACAATCATTTCCTAATGAAAGGCCAAACATGAAGcatctaattaaagaaaatcaatCAATCATCCATCGTGGATCCGTGATCAGTCATGCATGCgattaatcaatcaatcaatcaatcagaaacaaataaacaaaaaccaGTAATTGTCATTAACAACATCATGATCAAAAACTGCGGTGAAAACAATTGTGAAATTTAGATCGATGGAAAATGACTACGATTATTAATTGGTTGCGGTAAATCGGAAGAAGTACCTTTAATTTGCTTCTGCATGTATTTTCTTCTTAGGGTGGTGTTTCGTGAGGATTACTAGCCagcgagaagaagaagaaaaggactTGGAGGTGTTGTTCGATTTGGGCCACCAACGAAATAATAGGCGGctgtattttgatttttaaactctaatttttaacttttgcCTACACTTATTAAGTGTTTTGTTATTAtgtgttggagaaatcgaataatagcacctgtttagcaattcagaaataaacaagctacaacaaggcataacaattctttttcccttttgtgtaattaAATAGGCAggcaaaacaattgagcatcaaacaatcaaacaatcaaaaacagagagcaggacaccaagattttacgtggaaaacccaaattaggtaataaccacgggacacttcggccacttaaatcatccactatatcaaatgggtatacaatgtagttcaatacaagcctagaggtaatctaacaaaagttatcaattgacttcatcctaacttgtcattcacatacattatcatcatcattaaagatggctaaccaaatggagaagagataaaggaaatcagaagaagaacatGCTGCTgcaatggaggaattgctgcttcaatggaggaagaactgctgaggagagagagagaaaaaccacccaaaaactgctgtgttttttttccttaattaaatatgccctaatgggctttattaatttgttaggcccagctgtcaaatgagctgacccaacaaatctcccccgtcagcgcaacttcgcgggctccaataaacccgctctctcccgacaatcttcaaacttgtccttaggcaaggatttcgtaaacatatcggcatcattctcacttgtatgaatcttctccaagttcagctcttttgcctcaagcacatcacgtatccaatgatatttcacgtcgatgtgtttggatctcgaatgaaaagctgaattctttgagagatgaatgacactttaactgtcgcaaaacaaagtgaacttctcttgtttttggcccaactcttgtaggaacttcttcatccataacacctctttacatgcctcagtagctgtaatatactcagcttctgtagtagacaaagcaacacacttttgtaaccttgactgccacgaaacagcaccgcctgcaaaggtaaccaaaaaacctgatatagattttcttgaatcaacatcacccgccatatcagaatctgtaaagtcttccaaaataggagtatcacttccgaagcataaacgtgctttcgaagagcctcgaagatatctgagaatccacttaacaaCCAACTAATGTTCTTCTCCAAggttggagagataccgactaacaacaccaactgcgtgtgctatgtccggtcttgtacataccatggcatacataagactaccaactgcagaggcataaggtacattcttcatttcatctttctctttctcacttgtaggacattgtttagaactcaacttgaaatgacctgcaagtggaactgaaaccgattttgcatttttcattgcaaacctctcaagtaccttctcaatgtacttctcctgtgatagccaaagtgttctgttctttctgtctcttgtgatttccatgcataagatctgcttcactgaacccaaatccttcatcgcaaaagacttgttcaaatcccttttgagcttctcaatttttgCAATATCTTGCtcaacaatcagcatatcatcaacatagagcagaagaataacataatcatcaataccgtatctcttgatgaaaacacaatgatcagaagtagtcttactgtacccatttgcttccatgaaggagtcaaatttcctgtaccattgtctaggcgcttgcttgagcccatacaagcttttcctcaacctgcagacaatatcttctttacctttaactttaaaaccctcaggttgttccatatagatctcttcctccaagtcaccatggagaaatgcagtcttcacatccagttgttcaatttccaaatcttgactagcagccaatgctaacacaactctgatggatgacctcttcacaattggtgagaagatctcttcaaaatcaatcccctttttctgtccaaagcccttcacaaccagtcttgctttatatcgaggttgtgagctattctcttggtgcttcaatttgaatacccacttgttcttcaaagtcttctatccttttggaagtttcaccaagtcataagtctcgttctcttgtaaggaatttatctcttcttacATTGCCACCGATCACTtattcttgttttcatgagacaatacttcttgataggtttctggttctcccccgtcagtcaacatcacatactcattgggaggatacctactagaaggttgtctctgcctactagatcttctaatatgctgatcatcaggtggctctagagaactatcatcatcttgttcagcttcctctgttggctcagcatcaactagaggagtctcatcaacctcaatTTGGGCATTTTCCAAatcattgggctgtgattgtggtgtacgaatcctaccattgtcAGGCAATTCATTCTTCGTAGACTTCggcttttcctttttctcaaagtcttcaatggtctgatcttcaaagaataccacatctctgcttctaatgagtttcttgttaaccggatcccaacatcggtactCAAATTCTTCGTgaccatacccaataaagatacactgtctcgtcttgctatcaagcttagctctctcatctcgaggaacatgaacaaacactttacaacaaaaaactctcaagtgatcataagagacgtctttacctctccaaactctttctggaatgtcgccatctaaaggagttgagggtgaaaggtttatTAGATCAACCGAtgtcttcattgcctctccccaaaaggattttggcaacttagcatgagacaacatacacaaaattctctcattgatagacctgttcatcctctctgcaactccattctgttgaggtgtttttggcacagtcttcaaaagcttgatcccatgacttttacagtattccacaaatggtcctctgtattcgccaccattgtccgaacgaacacatttcaacttcttcctagtttctctctccacttcagcatgaaacaacttgaaataatccaatgcttgatccttagtcttcaagcaatatgcCAACACCTTCCTTGAacaatcatcgataaaagtgatgtaataatgagcaccacctaaagtcaaggaatccataaaacatatgtctgtgtgaaccatatctaggatattgggcttcctgtgtgaaccatatctaggatattgggcttcctagatggagagaaacttttgaaggaaactttatgttgcttaccaactaagcaatctgtgcatgtcttcaaatttgtggactttaagccctggagatcgattgtcttggagagaacttgcatgccattctgacttaagtgaccaagtcttttatgccaaagttgtgctgaacaatcattaactgcatttgcttctcccccgtaagacttagtctttgtcacataaagagaaccaacc
It encodes the following:
- the LOC124927105 gene encoding uncharacterized protein LOC124927105; protein product: MTSEEGGIESKPSIDPKNPAMNSCRKKKKDEASFLEDVKDHIDEFINASMDDHKTCFNKTIKKMFGMSKIVAERNAEAKEVEVSLPLKTVLSD